In Trifolium pratense cultivar HEN17-A07 linkage group LG7, ARS_RC_1.1, whole genome shotgun sequence, a genomic segment contains:
- the LOC123897197 gene encoding berberine bridge enzyme-like 8: MEFLHSPNRSIKLSLIFPIFVLLFFSCIVSSTNSHDNTFIHCLVNHSQPSHPITSSIFTPSNPTFSSVLEAYIRNLRFNTSTTRKPYLIITALHVSHIQASIICAKKHNLQMKIRSGGHDYEGVSYVAEVPFFILDMFNLRSIDVDIENETAWIQTGAQLGEVYYTINKKSEIHGFPAGVCPTVGVGGHLSGGGYGNMMRKFGLSVDNVIDAQIIDVNGKLLDRKSMGEDLFWAIRGGGGASFGVVLSYKIKLVRIPKRVTVFQIRKTLEQNASDIIYNWQHVAPNIDNDLFIRLIIDVVNVTQNGTQNGAKTIRGSFISLFLGDSKTLVSLMNEKFPSLGLKESDCIETSWLQSVLFWTNIDITKPVEILLDRQPQSLNYLKRKSDYVKKPISKKGLEGIWKKMIELEGAILYFNPYGGKMAEIPSTETPFPHRAGNLWKVQYQANWNVAGKDVADYNINLTRQLHKYMTPFVSKNPREAFLNYKDLDLGINHNGKNSYNEGRVYGVEYFKDNFDRLVKIKTKVDPHNFFRNEQSIPTQPSL, encoded by the coding sequence ATGGAATTCCTTCATTCTCCAAATAGATCAATAAAACTATCATTAATATTTCCCATTTTTGTGTTACTTTTTTTCTCATGCATAGTTTCATCTACAAATTCACATGACAACACTTTTATCCATTGCCTAGTGAATCATTCACAACCTTCACACCCAATAACTTCATCAATCTTTACACCAAGCAATCCAACATTCTCTTCAGTCTTAGAAGCCTACATAAGAAACCTTCGTTTCAACACATCAACCACAAGAAAACCCTATCTTATAATAACAGCATTACATGTTTCCCACATACAAGCTTCAATCATTTGTGCTAAAAAACACAACTTGCAAATGAAAATAAGAAGTGGAGGACATGACTATGAGGGTGTCTCATATGTAGCTGAAGTTCCATTCTTTATCTTAGACATGTTCAATCTAAGATCAATTGATGTTGATATTGAAAATGAAACAGCTTGGATTCAAACCGGTGCCCAACTCGGTGAAGTTTACTatacaattaataaaaaaagtgaaattcatGGTTTCCCGGCCGGTGTTTGTCCTACGGTTGGTGTTGGAGGACATCTTAGTGGTGGCGGATACGGTAACATGATGAGAAAATTTGGTCTTTCTGTTGATAATGTTATTGATGCACAAATAATTGATGTTAATGGTAAGTTGCTAGATAGAAAATCAATGGGTGAAGATCTTTTTTGGGCTATAAGAGGTGGCGGGGGAGCTAGTTTTGGTGTTGTTCTTTCgtacaaaataaaattggttCGAATTCCTAAGAGAGTAACTGTTTTTCAAATTAGGAAAACTTTGGAACAAAATGCTAGTGACATAATTTATAATTGGCAACATGTGGCACCAAATATTGATAATGACCTATTCATTAGGCTTATTATTGATGTTGTAAATGTTACACAAAATGGAACACAAAATGGTGCAAAGACTATAAGGGGTAGTTTTATATCTTTATTTCTTGGTGATTCAAAAACTCTTGTTTCActaatgaatgaaaaatttcCTTCCTTGGGTTTGAAGGAAAGTGATTGCATCGAAACAAGTTGGCTTCAATCGGTTTTGTTTTGGACTAATATCGATATTACAAAACCGGTCGAGATTTTGCTTGATCGACAACCACAATCATTGAACTACTTGAAAAGAAAATCGGATTACGTAAAGAAACCGATATCGAAAAAGGGTTTGGAAGGGATTTGGAAGAAGATGATTGAGTTGGAAGGTGCGATATTATATTTCAATCCATATGGTGGAAAAATGGCTGAGATTCCATCAACGGAAACACCGTTTCCTCATAGAGCCGGAAATTTATGGAAGGTTCAATATCAAGCAAATTGGAATGTGGCAGGGAAAGATGTTGCTGATTATAATATAAACTTGACTAGACAACTTCACAAATATATGACTCCATTTGTATCCAAAAATCCAAGAGAGGCTTTTCTTAATTATAAGGATCTTGATTTGGGAATTAATCATAATGGTAAGAATAGTTACAATGAAGGGAGAGTTTATGGAGTTGAATATTTTAAGGATAATTTTGATAGATTGGTGAAAATTAAGACTAAGGTTGATCCTCACAATTTCTTTAGGAATGAACAAAGCATACCTACTCAACCCTCCCTATAG